A window of Papilio machaon chromosome 1, ilPapMach1.1, whole genome shotgun sequence contains these coding sequences:
- the LOC106714239 gene encoding uncharacterized protein LOC106714239: MKTDPESKSEAETPGPVVTGDVIGDTAYSERFVLKILLKLANLDSLKDELNEKAFEDDICTLWDMTVERDVVLFLLKHKMLNLFNFALPTIETPRYIEIFVGIIGNMCCQKEAVNTLIKMDEFLYLLLDYIKTDDSLILIQLLRLVSSGLPSMDSDDIVIWLNMFDKVGYSDALYYILKNSSNKQLLVTALENLNTICSYCNIQMCRNQYFEHFVCKEVLTSLTTAFTELTSTQKESLSKDELERIMVISLQMTLEMVSFEKPTEIFDDCNENIETIISTVLEYYEVKLVQEKEIDSDLVDLLDCINNIVGIVQISKECEPDKYFNTCYSMWKALKSITNVNQNGDSNFEEVDKEEFQEFVKNMKPSLSVLMCKYMQQCSQEHLFNVLDKIGDENKDILMSLTDVDIKVAVSNRIFDYTTRLNENLDS, encoded by the coding sequence atgaagacGGATCCTGAATCAAAAAGTGAAGCCGAGACTCCCGGGCCCGTTGTAACCGGCGATGTGATAGGTGACACTGCGTATAGCGAGCGCTTTGTGTtgaaaatactattaaaattgGCGAACTTGGACTCTTTGAAAGATGAATTAAACGAAAAAGCCTTCGAAGACGATATCTGCACTCTGTGGGATATGACTGTAGAAAGGGACGTTGTTTTgttccttttaaaacataagatGTTAAATCTTTTCAATTTTGCATTGCCTACTATAGAAACACCGCGTTACATTGAGATATTTGTGGGTATAATTGGAAATATGTGCTGTCAGAAAGAAGCTGTGaacacattaataaaaatggatgaatttttatatttgctaTTGGATTACATAAAGACAGATGATAGTTTAATTCTTATACAACTGCTGCGTTTGGTGAGTTCAGGATTACCTTCAATGGACAGTGATGACATAGTTATCTGGTTAAACATGTTTGATAAAGTTGGCTATTCAGATGctctttattatattcttaaaaactCATCAAATAAACAGCTTCTAGTGACCGCATTAGAGAACCTAAATACGATTTGTTCATATTGTAACATACAAATGTGTAGGAATCaatattttgaacattttgtttgtaaagaaGTCCTAACTTCATTAACAACAGCTTTCACAGAACTTACTAGTACACAAAAAGAAAGTTTATCAAAAGATGAATTGGAAAGAATTATGGTGATAAGTTTACAAATGACTTTGGAAATGGTTAGTTTTGAAAAGCCCACAGAAATATTTGATgattgtaatgaaaatattgaaacaatCATAAGTACTGTTTTAGAATATTATGAAGTGAAACTTGTgcaagaaaaagaaattgattCTGATTTGGTCGATTTACTCgactgtataaataatatagttgGGATTGTACAAATTAGTAAAGAATGTGAAccagataaatattttaacacatgTTACAGTATGTGGAAAGCTTTAAAATCTATAACAAATGTAAACCAAAATGGTGATAGTAACTTTGAAGAAGTAGATAAAGAGGAGTTTCAAGAATTTGTTAAGAATATGAAGCCATCTTTAAGTGTATTAATGTGCAAGTACATGCAGCAATGTTCACaagaacatttatttaatgtattggATAAAATTGGTGATGAAAATAAAGACATATTAATGTCACTCACAGATGTTGACATAAAGGTTGCTGTATCTAATAGAATTTTTGATTATACAACAAGATTAAATGAGAATTTAGATTCATAA
- the LOC106714219 gene encoding protein asteroid yields MGVRGLTTYINGNQDTFLRRHYLRDCNLVIDGYSLCSQLYRSLNCFSAFGGDYDKYASYTKTFFKCLRKCNVKPYVLFDGSYEMRKLKTAYNRLRSKINGASRLDPVTQSSLQIFPLLLRDVFIEVLIEMMVPYTTCEFEADDEIAAMARYLNCPVLSYDSDFFIYNVQYIPFNTLEIKPKQVILKNDKVLVMECKIYKVEYLVANFGGLKEELLPLLATLLGNDFVEKRVFNRFFSQLKLQKSKTKRNEQQRNIHSLFKWLQDESLDSAITKILGRLKKEKRNKVLAIITKSINGYNRTHCLSLKYLNLCKDEPKDDLDTNMPITLNDNEIDSSEETDNEECDDSSSTSSNKENADSDLQNLNNNHINGMPEWFAEYIRLNKVPRFYINLYTHQLYFFSPQAEDYSDEDASLCALPILRYVFDILTDFSYENFIYVSRENNSNYKRLVIDKEYSISRLTETSFNELNNEQLKKYFYHFIKEKMPLLDYETIELLPSNFQLYMISILWWISNCSVPLSHIHSLIITYIFLDAIDEKIGTFRGHSFFNNKHSKKLEELKKRPFVPASIEEELYLNKHKIQYEDCLIAGSVLLKHFEIDDSIRKRPKSYDIRKIHSFAQFQSCLLQFNGLNTLCGDPFKSTIYSKCYNGTFVYNMALKLENQDDPILFIEQYLKGATSVLTFYKSLCHLFNKCLTIMNLTTVKWSNRKRRSRRKKKEDDDTKFIVEGFESHVVI; encoded by the coding sequence atgGGAGTTAGAGGCTTAACTACGTATATAAATGGTAACCAGGATACTTTTTTACGTCGACATTATCTTCGTGATTGTAATCTTGTGATCGATGGCTATAGCCTATGTTCACAATTGTATCGGTCCCTTAATTGTTTCTCAGCCTTTGGTGGCGATTACGACAAATATGCAtcatatacaaaaacattttttaaatgtttacgaAAATGCAATGTCAAACCGTATGTTCTTTTCGACGGTAGCTACGAGATGAGAAAGCTAAAAACTGCATACAACAGGCTAAGATCCAAAATAAATGGGGCCTCTCGGTTAGATCCTGTCACACAATCGAGCTTACAAATATTTCCATTATTGTTAAGAGATGTTTTTATAGAAGTTCTCATAGAAATGATGGTCCCATATACAACGTGTGAATTTgaagctgatgatgaaatcGCCGCTATGGCTAGATATTTGAACTGCCCTGTTCTCAGTTATGATtcagattttttcatttataatgttcAATACATACCTTTTAATACACttgaaataaaaccaaaacagGTTATCCTCAAAAATGATAAAGTCCTTGTTATGGAATGCAAGATTTACAAAGTTGAATATTTGGTTGCTAATTTTGGTGGTTTAAAAGAAGAATTACTACCATTGCTAGCAACATTACTTGGAAATGATTTTGTGGAGAAGAGAGttttcaacagatttttttctcaattgaaattacaaaaaagtaagACCAAAAGAAATGAAcaacaaagaaacatccattcaCTGTTTAAATGGTTGCAAGATGAATCTCTTGATTCGGccattactaaaatattggGGAGATTGAAAAAGGAGAAAAGGAATAAAGTACTTGCCATAATTACGAAAAGCATTAATGGTTATAATCGAACACATTGTTTGTctctgaaatatttaaatctgtgCAAAGATGAGCCTAAAGATGATTTAGATACAAACATGCCAATAACtttaaatgataatgaaaTTGACAGCAGTGAGGAAACCGACAACGAGGAATGTGACGATAGTTCATCTACATcatcaaataaagaaaatgctGATTCAGATTTACAAAACTTAAACAACAATCATATTAACGGTATGCCAGAGTGGTTTGCGGagtatattagattaaataaggTTCCAAGGTTTTACATCAATCTGTATACTCatcaattgtattttttttcaccgCAAGCTGAAGATTATTCTGATGAAGATGCATCTTTGTGCGCATTACCCATACTTAGATATGTGTTTGATATCTTAACAGatttttcatatgaaaattttatatatgttagtagggaaaataattctaattataAAAGGTTAGTAATAGATAAAGAGTATTCAATATCAAGATTAACAGAAACAtcatttaatgaattaaataatgaacaaTTGAAGAAATACTTTTATCATTTCATTAAAGAGAAAATGCCATTATTAGACTATGAAACCATAGAGTTATTGCCatcaaattttcaattatacaTGATATCAATTCTGTGGTGGATAAGCAACTGCAGTGTACCCCTATCTCATATTCACAgcttaataataacttatatatTCTTAGATGCTATTGATGAGAAAATTGGAACATTCCGGGGTCACagttttttcaataacaaacattCTAAAAAACTTGAAGAACTAAAGAAGCGGCCTTTTGTACCAGCATCAATTGAAGAAGAATTATATCTAAACAAACACAAGATTCAATATGAAGATTGTCTTATAGCTGGTAGTGTtctgttaaaacattttgaaattgatGATAGTATCAGAAAGAGACCTAAAAGTTATGATATAAGGAAGATACATTCATTTGCCCAGTTCCAAAGCTGTTTACTGCAGTTTAATGGTCTTAATACCTTATGTGGAGATCCatttaaaagtacaatttACTCCAAATGTTACAATGGaacatttgtttacaatatgGCACTAAAATTAGAGAACCAAGATGACCCGATACTTTTTATTGAACAGTACCTTAAAGGTGCTACGAGtgtattaactttttataaaagtttgtgTCACTTATTTAACAAATGTCTCACTATTATGAATTTAACTACTGTCAAATGGAGTAACCGTAAAAGAAGATCGAGACGTAAGAAAAAGGAAGATGATGATACTAAATTTATTGTAGAAGGATTTGAATCTCATgttgttatataa
- the LOC106714229 gene encoding caspase-3, with protein sequence MEETFADVSPSYPTSSSQNASKTSGAGNETRPVNKAQPVFNPEDLFYDMSGDKYLVIFNHTKYKMTRYFHFQTPTPRKGTEKDVESLKKTFSNLGYKVLTYHDLDHGEILNKALEISRMDHTMTSCLCFAILTHGDKGGQLFASDRPYQFSDVTKMLENGDKSLVNKPKLFFIQACRGGDMDDGRTVQLDSDDDLTFHVPSHADFFTMYSSVEGYAAFRTALGSFLIQELCQAIDKYHDTLDVLHIATTVNRRVAYEYSTYTPSNKNTHNKKQMPEVRYTLTKLFKF encoded by the exons aTGGAAGAAACTTTCGCCGATGTAAGCCCAAGCTATCCAACAAGTTCAAg TCAAAATGCCAGCAAGACTTCGGGTGCAGGCAATGAAACAAGACCTGTGAACAAAGCGCAACCGGTATTCAATCCGGAAGATTTGTTCTACGATATGTCCGGAGATAAATATCTTGTGATATTTAATCacactaaatataaaatgaccaGATATTTTCA TTTTCAAACACCGACACCTCGGAAAGGAACGGAAAAAGACGTAGAATCTCTTAAGAAAACTTTTTCCAACTTAGGATACAAGGTCCTAACTTACCACGACTTGGATCACGGTGAAATACTTAACAAGGCGCTGGAAA taaGTCGTATGGACCACACTATGACGTCATGTCTGTGTTTCGCGATTTTAACTCATGGTGATAAAGGCGGTCAATTGTTCGCTTCAGACCGTCCATATCAGTTTAGTGACGTCACCAAGATGCTGGAAAACGGAGACAAGAGTTTAGTCAATAAGCCGAAACTCTTCTTTATACAG GCTTGTCGCGGTGGTGACATGGACGACGGCAGGACGGTGCAGCTGGACTCCGACGATGACCTCACTTTCCACGTCCCCTCGCACGCTGACTTCTTCACCATGTACTCTAGTGTTGAAG GTTACGCGGCATTTCGTACTGCTCTAGGATCCTTCTTGATACAAGAACTTTGCCAAGCGATTGACAAGTATCACGACACTTTAGACGTGCTACACATAGCGACAACTGTCAACAGAAGAGTGGCATACGAATATAGCACTTATACTCCTAGTAATAAGAACACACACAACAAGAAACAGATGCCTGAAGTGCGGTATACTTTGACTAAattgtttaagttttaa
- the LOC106714208 gene encoding la protein homolog, with protein MTEEKEVATETNGQENDKENNAEEETDLESAIIRQVEYYFSDVNLPRDKFLREQVTLDDGWVPLDVLTKFNRLAKLSMDTEVIANALAKSTTGLLEISDDNKKVRRNPELPIPEMNEERRKEMMARTIYAKGFPKDSTLDDLLKFFKGYDGVENIIMRRYQDRQTKKRHFKGSVFATFKTKEQADKFMENKALKHNDTELIVLWQDNYLLMKQEEHAAKKEHRNKKNKEKEEKKEEKEFKLPTGTVLHFKQENEKMTRENIHEALVALGAEIAFISYKVGEKEGWVRLTKEDAAKEVAKKIPDGKLTIEETEVIFKLLEGDEEKAYLDKTIEEMSKRRRNQKNFKQNKGKNYKGKQNRKRKQDDHGDAPPSKVKADS; from the exons ATGACTGAAGAAAAAGAAGTAGCGACTGAAACTAACGGTCAAGAAAatgataaagaaaacaatgcCGAGGAGGAAACTGATTTAGAAAGTGCCATCATTCGACAAGTTGAATACTATTTCA GTGATGTCAATCTCCCCCGAGACAAGTTTTTGCGCGAACAAGTTACGTTGGATGATGGCTGGGTGCCTCTCGATGTGCTCACCAAGTTCAACAGGCTGGCTAAACTCAGCATGGACACAGAAGTTATTGCTAATGCTCTTGCCAAATCAACAACTGGTCTCCTTGAg ATTTcagatgataataaaaaagtaagaagGAATCCCGAGTTGCCAATCCCAGAGATGAATGAGGAGCGCCGCAAGGAGATGATGGCAAGAACTATCTATGCCAAAGGTTTTCCTAAAGATTCCACCTTGGATGACCTTCTGAAGTTCTTTAAAGGCTACGATggtgttgaaaatattataatgagaAGGTATCAAGATAGACAGACCAAGAAAAGACATTTTAAGGGATCAGTATTTGCAACTTTCAAGACTAAAGAACAG gctGACAAATTTATGGAAAACAAAGCTCTGAAGCACAATGATACAGAATTGATTGTTCTTTGGCAAGACAATTATCTGCTAATGAAGCAAGAGGAGCATGCCGCCAAAAAAGAACATagaaacaagaaaaataaagaaaaagaa gaaaagaaagaagaaaaagagTTCAAACTGCCGACTGGTACTGTGTTGCATTTTAAGCAAGAAAACGAGAAAATGACCAGAGAAAATATTCATGAAGCTTTAGTTGCATTAG GTGCAGAAATAGCTTTTATTAGCTACAAAGTTGGAGAAAAGGAGGGTTGGGTACGTCTCACGAAAGAGGATGCAGCCAAAGAGGTAGCGAAGAAGATACCGGATGGAAAACTGACAATCGAAGAAACAGAAGTCATCTTCAAACTTCTAGAAGGTGATGAAGAGAAAGCATATTTAGATAAAACGATTGAAGAAATGTCGAAACGTCGCAGAAACCAAAAGAACTTCAAACAGAATAAAGGAAAGAACTACAAAGGGAAACAGAACAGGAAACGTAAACAGGACGACCATGGTGATGCACCACCTTCTAAAGTCAAGGCTGATAGCTAG
- the LOC106714224 gene encoding androgen-dependent TFPI-regulating protein, which yields MLLPIFHFSAMAVDAYAFWYDQTYVDLPFDNPLVKKLPLKSRSMFLTMWCLILQITYHMIAFLNDVFGTNAASPKKKSTIRLIKDVLFSVAFPVAMYVSGTFWGIYAIDKDLIYPDYIAKLYPEWVNHILHTTIAIFMFIELLMTNRNYPSKKVGLSVMSIFIISYISFYLTVYFKTGIWAYPLFDELNWPLRIVFLLFSYLLVIAIYIFAEKLNYIVTGSKIEKKHKKH from the exons ATGCTGTTGCCTATATTCCACTTTTCCGCTATGGCGGTTGATGCGTATGCGTTTTGGTACGATCAGACTTACGTGGACCTTCCATTTGATAATCCGTTGGTGAAAAAACTACCATTAAAGTCACGGAGTATGTTCTTAACAATGTGGTGTCTT atactTCAAATAACTTACCATATGATCGCATTCCTAAACGATGTCTTCGGTACTAATGCTGCATCACCAAAGAAGAAGTCTACAATACGACTAATTAAAGATGTCCTATTTAGCGTTGCTTTCCCAGTGGCTATGTACGTTTCTGGTACATTTTGGGGAATTTACGCTATTGATAAAGATTTGATATACCCAGATTATATAGCTAAACTATATCCTGAATGGGTTAACCATATTTTACATACGACTATAGCAATTTTCATGTTTATTGAACTGCTGATGACTAACAGAAATTATCCGTCTAAAAAAGTAGGGTTATCAGTAATgtccatttttattatttcatatatttcattttacttgACTGTGTATTTTAAGACTGGTATATGGGCTTATCCTCTTTTCGATGAGTTAAACTGGCCATTAAGAATAGTGTTCCTTTTATTCAGTTATTTGTTAGTAATCgccatatatatttttgctgAAAAACTTAACTATATTGTAACCGGTTCTAAAATTGAgaagaaacataaaaaacattga